In Niallia sp. FSL W8-0635, one genomic interval encodes:
- a CDS encoding ABC transporter ATP-binding protein yields the protein MSKIFGRLRVYKLSITIALFLMLTELAVELVQPLIMAKIIDDGLAHQDTKVVLIWGGLLILFSLVAFAAGIINTFYSAHVCQNFGYSLRNELYQIIQYFTFSSSNVFASSSLITRLTNDITQLQNTIFMGLRFLLRAPLLIIGGIIMSFVVNVKLALILAITIPLIVVMFIWVIKIGRNLFQSVQKKLDHVNSVMLENLTAVRLIRAYIRKQFERNRFTQTSEDLKNLTQKALRIMETTVPLLLFAMNLCIIAILWFGSGQINTGEAQIGEVVAIINYTLRITSSISVVSMLVMVISRSKASADRIQEIIDIEEKDTDNPVGNMETTIKGKINFQHVSFQYPSNRRNTIENLQFTIQPKESIAILGATGSGKTTLFQLIPRLYEPTEGTILIDDKRADSFSLNALRKQIGYVPQESMLFTGTIKENIMWGNPNATFEEVVQAAKDAQIHETIMLMPHTYDTRIGQKGVNLSGGQKQRLSIARALVRKPSILLLDDSTSALDLKTEKKLLDAVAAYQCTLLLITQKVSTAMKADRVMLIENGRIVSFAPHDQLWKTNSLYQKIVESQLGEGEWENAKGTNRSISLS from the coding sequence ATGTCAAAGATATTTGGTAGGCTTCGTGTATATAAACTAAGTATAACGATTGCTCTTTTTCTTATGTTAACAGAGCTCGCTGTAGAATTAGTTCAACCGTTAATAATGGCAAAAATTATTGATGATGGTTTGGCTCATCAAGATACAAAAGTTGTGCTAATTTGGGGAGGGTTGCTAATTCTGTTTTCCCTTGTAGCATTTGCTGCTGGAATCATAAATACTTTTTATTCTGCCCATGTTTGTCAGAATTTTGGCTACAGTCTTCGGAATGAGTTATATCAAATCATTCAATATTTTACCTTTTCCAGCAGTAATGTTTTTGCAAGTTCCTCTTTAATTACTAGATTAACCAATGATATTACGCAATTACAAAACACCATATTTATGGGACTGCGATTTTTATTAAGGGCACCACTTTTAATCATTGGCGGAATTATTATGTCATTTGTAGTCAATGTGAAATTGGCACTCATTCTGGCGATTACGATTCCTTTAATCGTTGTGATGTTTATTTGGGTTATTAAAATAGGAAGAAATCTTTTTCAATCTGTACAAAAAAAGTTAGATCATGTTAACAGCGTGATGCTGGAAAATTTAACAGCAGTCCGACTTATTCGTGCATACATCCGTAAGCAATTTGAAAGAAATCGTTTTACACAAACGAGTGAGGATTTGAAAAATCTTACACAAAAAGCATTACGAATAATGGAAACAACAGTGCCGCTTTTGTTATTTGCTATGAATTTATGTATTATTGCAATACTTTGGTTTGGTTCAGGACAAATCAATACAGGTGAGGCTCAGATAGGAGAGGTAGTAGCGATTATTAATTACACATTAAGAATAACTTCTTCTATTTCTGTAGTTAGTATGTTAGTAATGGTAATCTCTCGTTCAAAAGCTTCCGCTGATCGTATACAAGAGATTATTGATATAGAAGAAAAGGATACGGATAATCCAGTAGGAAATATGGAAACAACAATTAAAGGGAAAATTAATTTTCAGCATGTATCCTTTCAATATCCATCTAATAGAAGAAACACGATTGAAAATCTGCAATTTACCATTCAGCCAAAAGAAAGCATTGCAATATTAGGAGCAACAGGTTCAGGGAAAACAACACTTTTCCAATTAATTCCTCGGCTTTATGAACCTACAGAAGGAACCATTTTAATTGATGATAAGCGTGCGGATTCCTTTTCTTTAAATGCGTTAAGAAAGCAAATTGGCTATGTACCACAGGAATCGATGCTTTTTACTGGTACAATTAAAGAAAATATTATGTGGGGAAATCCAAATGCAACCTTTGAAGAAGTCGTGCAGGCTGCAAAGGATGCACAAATACATGAAACGATTATGCTAATGCCTCATACATACGATACAAGAATTGGGCAAAAGGGAGTTAATTTATCAGGTGGACAAAAACAGCGTCTATCGATCGCAAGGGCACTTGTCAGAAAGCCGAGTATTCTCCTTTTAGATGACAGTACAAGTGCATTAGATTTAAAGACAGAAAAAAAATTGCTTGATGCTGTAGCAGCGTATCAATGTACACTTTTACTCATTACCCAAAAAGTATCTACTGCTATGAAGGCAGATCGGGTGATGCTAATAGAAAATGGCCGTATCGTAAGCTTTGCCCCCCATGATCAACTATGGAAAACAAATAGTCTTTATCAAAAAATAGTCGAATCGCAACTAGGGGAAGGAGAGTGGGAGAATGCAAAGGGAACTAACCGATCCATTTCGTTATCCTAA
- a CDS encoding ABC transporter ATP-binding protein, translating into MQRELTDPFRYPKPNLKPDAPVVKKGKKPKNMGKTLYRLWNYLAQKKWLLFLVLVMVALSCALSLLGPYILGMSIDRFIVNRNLDGFTGMLVLLGCIYFLNSVALFLQSYWMIGIAQSTVFQLRANLFHQFHEIPISYFDKKQHGELMSRVTNDIENVSSTLNSSVIQIFSSIITLIGTVVVMFILSPLLTVLTLIIVPVMFIGMKWITSRTGVLFKEQQKNLGNLNGFIEESISGQKIVKTFSLEEKMIDDMKGKSEKLKNSAYWAQVYSGFIPKLMNMLNNASYAVIVGVGGLLALKSGAVSIGVIVIFVEYSRQFTRPLNDLSNQFNTLLSAIAGAERVFEVLDEEREEVDEKTASTIKEIKGEVLFKQVSFSYESDKEILKDISFKGNPGETIALVGPTGAGKTTIIQLITRFYDATTGSILVDGHEIKKIKRESLRSHMGFVLQDSYLFEGTIRENIRYGRLNATDEEVENAAKMANAHSFIDHLPEGYDTILSANGNGISQGQKQLLSISRAILADPSILILDEATSSIDTITEVKIQEALKRLMKGKTSFVVAHRLNTIKHADMILVLDKGMIIEKGSHEELLEKRGFYYELHQNQFSEPAE; encoded by the coding sequence ATGCAAAGGGAACTAACCGATCCATTTCGTTATCCTAAGCCTAATTTAAAACCGGATGCTCCAGTTGTTAAAAAAGGGAAAAAACCAAAGAATATGGGGAAAACCTTATATCGGTTATGGAATTATCTTGCCCAAAAAAAATGGTTGCTTTTTCTTGTTTTAGTAATGGTTGCACTAAGCTGTGCATTAAGTTTATTAGGACCATATATATTAGGGATGTCTATTGACCGTTTTATTGTAAACAGAAATTTAGATGGATTTACGGGAATGCTAGTATTACTTGGCTGTATTTATTTCCTTAATTCAGTTGCATTATTTTTACAAAGCTATTGGATGATTGGAATCGCACAATCAACTGTTTTTCAGCTAAGAGCGAATTTATTTCATCAATTTCATGAAATACCAATTAGTTATTTTGATAAAAAACAGCATGGGGAGCTAATGAGTCGTGTTACCAATGATATTGAAAATGTAAGCTCCACCTTAAATAGCTCTGTTATTCAAATTTTTTCTAGTATTATCACTTTAATCGGTACTGTTGTTGTAATGTTTATACTCAGCCCATTATTAACGGTGCTTACTTTAATAATCGTTCCAGTAATGTTTATAGGGATGAAGTGGATAACAAGCAGAACGGGTGTGTTATTTAAGGAGCAGCAAAAAAACTTAGGCAATTTAAATGGTTTTATTGAGGAATCTATTTCAGGACAAAAAATCGTCAAAACCTTTTCGCTAGAAGAAAAAATGATTGATGATATGAAGGGGAAAAGCGAAAAACTTAAGAATTCTGCTTACTGGGCACAAGTATATTCAGGCTTTATTCCAAAGCTAATGAATATGTTAAACAATGCTAGCTATGCCGTCATTGTTGGAGTTGGCGGGCTATTAGCACTGAAATCGGGTGCTGTATCAATTGGGGTTATTGTAATTTTCGTTGAATATTCGAGACAATTCACTCGACCATTGAATGATTTATCAAATCAATTTAATACTTTGTTATCTGCAATTGCGGGGGCAGAAAGAGTATTTGAGGTATTAGATGAGGAAAGAGAAGAAGTAGATGAAAAAACGGCAAGTACGATAAAGGAAATAAAGGGAGAAGTGCTATTCAAGCAAGTTTCCTTTTCATATGAGTCGGATAAAGAAATATTGAAGGATATTAGTTTTAAAGGAAATCCTGGAGAAACAATAGCTTTGGTTGGGCCAACTGGCGCTGGTAAAACGACGATTATCCAGCTAATAACGAGATTTTATGATGCAACTACCGGAAGTATATTGGTAGATGGTCATGAGATTAAAAAAATTAAAAGAGAAAGCCTTCGATCACATATGGGATTTGTGCTTCAGGATAGTTATTTATTTGAAGGAACGATACGAGAAAATATTCGATATGGCAGATTGAACGCAACAGATGAGGAAGTGGAGAATGCAGCAAAAATGGCGAATGCTCATAGCTTTATTGATCATCTTCCAGAAGGATATGATACGATTCTTTCTGCAAATGGGAACGGAATAAGTCAGGGGCAAAAGCAATTATTATCCATTTCTCGAGCCATCTTAGCGGATCCGTCCATTCTGATTCTCGATGAAGCAACTAGCAGTATTGATACCATTACAGAAGTGAAAATTCAAGAGGCGCTAAAACGCTTGATGAAAGGGAAAACAAGTTTTGTTGTTGCCCACCGATTGAATACAATTAAGCATGCGGATATGATCCTTGTTTTAGATAAGGGAATGATTATCGAAAAAGGTTCTCATGAAGAGTTATTGGAAAAAAGAGGATTTTATTATGAATTACATCAAAATCAATTTTCAGAACCAGCAGAGTAG
- a CDS encoding GTP pyrophosphokinase: MESVKQLKTYMEDNHFDLHELSNELNEWKNSLIIYNFALDEINTKLKIINEEFQFIHNHNPIEHIKSRIKDPRGIMQKLHRKGHAITIENAKKYIHDIAGVRITCSFISDIYEVFNIIEKQDDIKVLQVKDYIKNPKPNGYKSLHLIISIPVFLSTGMQEVCVEIQIRTIAMDFWASLEHKIYYKFDKDVPGHLLNELKEAADAAHELDVKMKKIKDRVDIFQTVGKHQTLI, encoded by the coding sequence ATGGAAAGTGTAAAACAACTCAAAACATATATGGAAGATAATCATTTTGATTTACATGAATTATCAAATGAACTGAACGAATGGAAAAATAGTTTAATCATATACAACTTTGCTTTAGATGAGATAAATACAAAATTAAAAATTATAAATGAAGAATTTCAATTTATCCATAATCATAATCCGATTGAACATATAAAATCTCGCATTAAGGACCCAAGAGGAATCATGCAAAAGCTACATCGAAAAGGGCATGCTATTACGATTGAAAATGCAAAGAAATATATTCATGATATTGCTGGTGTCCGTATTACATGTTCTTTTATTTCGGATATTTATGAAGTTTTTAATATTATTGAAAAGCAAGATGATATTAAGGTTCTGCAGGTTAAGGATTATATAAAAAATCCAAAACCAAATGGCTACAAAAGCTTACATTTAATTATTAGTATTCCTGTCTTTTTAAGCACTGGAATGCAAGAAGTTTGTGTTGAAATTCAAATAAGAACGATAGCGATGGATTTTTGGGCAAGTCTTGAACATAAAATTTATTATAAATTTGACAAAGATGTTCCCGGCCATTTACTGAATGAACTAAAGGAAGCAGCAGATGCAGCACATGAATTAGATGTAAAAATGAAGAAGATTAAAGATCGTGTCGATATCTTTCAAACGGTAGGAAAGCATCAGACGTTAATATAA
- a CDS encoding DEAD/DEAH box helicase: protein MKEQQFWNTFKPFIQQNWEKANFKQATSIQEQSIPLILEGKDVIAESPTGTGKTLAYLLPVLNKLDTESKNIQAICLASSQELVMQILAEVQKWGEGSGIRSASFIGGANVKRQLEKLKKHPHLVICTPGRALELIKQKKLKMHEVKTVVLDEADQLLVSEHLESVRQIVKATLKDRQVVLFSATLPKQTEAIAKELVQDAEIIRVKKDKMIDAAEVEHIYFQAEYRDKVKLLEPISRLEDAKILVFVKDIGNLSVIHEKLAYKNIHTSILHSDLNKMERQKSLNDFRGGKRNMLLATDVAARGLDIQNITHVVHYDLATDQTQYIHRSGRTGRFGASGVVVSLVTEREERELKQLAKKLHLKLLRKNFYHGNIVDYQMKTKK, encoded by the coding sequence ATGAAAGAACAGCAATTTTGGAATACATTTAAACCGTTTATACAACAAAACTGGGAGAAAGCGAATTTTAAACAAGCAACGTCTATCCAGGAACAATCCATCCCACTTATATTAGAGGGGAAAGATGTAATTGCTGAGTCCCCTACAGGAACAGGAAAAACATTAGCTTATTTACTGCCCGTTTTAAATAAATTGGATACGGAATCAAAGAATATCCAGGCGATTTGTCTTGCTTCTTCTCAAGAGCTTGTCATGCAAATTTTAGCAGAAGTACAAAAATGGGGAGAGGGTAGTGGTATTCGTTCCGCTTCTTTTATTGGGGGAGCCAATGTCAAAAGGCAATTGGAAAAGCTTAAAAAACATCCTCATCTTGTTATTTGTACACCTGGAAGAGCATTAGAGTTAATTAAACAAAAGAAATTGAAAATGCATGAAGTAAAAACAGTTGTGCTAGATGAAGCGGATCAATTACTGGTTTCAGAGCATTTAGAATCTGTACGACAAATTGTTAAAGCCACTTTAAAAGATAGACAAGTAGTCTTATTTTCCGCAACCTTGCCAAAACAAACAGAGGCTATTGCAAAGGAACTTGTTCAAGATGCAGAAATTATCCGTGTGAAAAAGGATAAGATGATTGATGCTGCAGAAGTGGAGCATATTTATTTTCAAGCAGAGTATCGAGATAAGGTAAAGCTATTGGAACCTATCTCTCGTTTGGAAGATGCAAAAATTCTTGTCTTTGTAAAAGATATTGGTAATTTAAGTGTTATACATGAAAAATTAGCGTATAAAAATATCCATACGAGTATTCTCCATTCTGATCTGAATAAAATGGAGCGCCAAAAGTCGTTAAATGATTTCCGAGGTGGAAAGCGAAATATGTTGCTAGCAACTGATGTGGCAGCAAGAGGGCTTGATATTCAAAATATCACCCATGTCGTTCATTATGATTTAGCGACAGATCAGACACAATATATCCATCGTTCTGGTAGAACGGGGAGATTTGGTGCATCGGGAGTTGTTGTTAGTTTAGTTACGGAAAGAGAAGAAAGAGAACTGAAACAACTAGCCAAGAAGTTACATTTAAAATTATTGAGAAAAAACTTTTATCATGGAAACATCGTAGATTATCAAATGAAAACAAAAAAATAA
- a CDS encoding GerAB/ArcD/ProY family transporter — protein MLKENISLTQLAAVIFNFQIGSTIVIGLGLKAKEDAWIVLLIALGLGVIITYFFIFMTSLAPGKNLFEMFEYCFKRPIAIGLSLVYAIYFFYYSCRIIRDFGELISSTVLPITPIEVSTIMLVLVMGYILYMGLEVLARTAEIFTPYAFIFIILLFIFLYAGNNIDFSNIRPILKEGFKPLWSSIFPYEIVRPYGQLLILTLILSNVSNAKYSKKIIIYSVLISSLLLLVTSLMIILSLGHDIALRSNFPLLSAARLVSISNFLQRIDAIVVFSMMLGTLVKSCIYIYGGLKALEYIFNQTFRYFSMPMACVVGVFTTLIARNYSDHMNEGLQSNPFLLHLPLQFGLPTLMVFIMLIKQWQKSGSKKKMNKDSSEHGS, from the coding sequence ATGTTAAAAGAAAATATTTCGTTAACTCAATTGGCGGCGGTAATTTTTAATTTCCAAATAGGGAGTACGATTGTAATAGGCCTTGGTTTAAAAGCGAAGGAGGATGCGTGGATTGTTCTTTTAATTGCTTTAGGATTAGGAGTAATTATTACTTACTTTTTTATTTTTATGACTTCTTTAGCTCCAGGGAAAAACTTATTTGAGATGTTTGAGTATTGTTTTAAGCGTCCAATCGCGATAGGTCTCAGTCTTGTTTATGCTATCTATTTTTTTTATTATAGCTGTCGAATTATTAGAGACTTTGGAGAGTTGATTTCTAGTACTGTACTTCCTATAACACCAATTGAGGTATCGACTATAATGCTTGTTCTGGTGATGGGATATATTTTGTACATGGGATTGGAAGTACTTGCGAGAACAGCAGAAATCTTTACTCCGTATGCGTTTATCTTTATTATTCTGTTATTTATTTTTTTGTATGCTGGAAATAATATCGATTTTTCCAATATTCGACCAATATTAAAGGAAGGATTCAAGCCTCTATGGAGCAGCATTTTTCCTTATGAAATTGTTCGGCCCTATGGACAATTGCTTATTTTAACACTCATATTGAGCAATGTTTCAAATGCTAAATACAGCAAAAAAATAATTATTTATAGTGTCCTTATATCAAGTCTATTACTACTAGTAACGTCGTTGATGATTATTTTGTCATTGGGGCATGATATCGCTTTACGCTCCAATTTTCCATTGTTAAGTGCAGCCAGACTAGTTTCTATCAGTAATTTCCTGCAACGAATAGATGCTATTGTTGTTTTCAGTATGATGCTAGGAACACTTGTAAAAAGCTGTATCTATATTTATGGAGGATTAAAAGCTTTAGAATATATTTTTAATCAGACATTTCGATATTTTTCCATGCCGATGGCTTGCGTTGTAGGCGTTTTTACAACATTGATTGCTCGAAATTATTCAGATCATATGAATGAAGGGCTACAGTCTAATCCCTTTCTATTACATTTACCTCTTCAATTTGGATTACCAACACTTATGGTGTTTATTATGCTAATAAAACAATGGCAAAAATCTGGCTCCAAGAAAAAGATGAACAAAGATTCCTCCGAGCACGGTTCATAA
- a CDS encoding GerAB/ArcD/ProY family transporter produces MLTEKLSLTQIFTMIINFLLGSSIVVGIGIDAKRDAWLVVLIGMFVGLIIMSFYLYLMSLLPGKNIYEIMEYCFSRKIAVFLALIYLSYFIYIAARIIRDFGELITSAILPATPIEFTIFTLMLVIGYILYLGIEVLGRTAEIFSPYMFLFVFLLFILLYAGDKINLTNVQPILSTGFKPIIKSTFPSIIAFPYGELIAFTVILAHIGDFKVGRKICLISVFIASLILLSSVFLIIATLGENTAVRANFPLLIAARLVSIGEFLERIDVLVVFIMMLGILIKSSVFLYGGLKGIEYIFKLPYRYFAMPVSFIVSMFSIFISLDFSDHIVEGLNVDIFLLHVPLQFAFPIFIVAVLLVKKWKEQRNEKRGLKA; encoded by the coding sequence ATGTTGACAGAAAAACTATCTTTAACGCAAATATTTACGATGATAATCAATTTCCTTCTTGGAAGTTCTATCGTAGTTGGCATTGGAATTGATGCCAAAAGAGATGCATGGCTAGTTGTCTTAATTGGTATGTTTGTCGGTTTAATTATTATGAGTTTTTATCTTTATTTAATGTCATTGCTCCCAGGGAAAAATATATATGAGATTATGGAATATTGTTTTTCTCGAAAAATTGCTGTTTTTCTGGCTCTTATCTATTTAAGCTATTTTATCTATATTGCTGCAAGAATTATTAGAGACTTTGGGGAATTAATAACTTCTGCCATTCTTCCTGCAACGCCAATCGAATTCACGATATTCACCCTTATGCTAGTAATAGGCTATATATTGTATTTAGGTATTGAGGTATTAGGAAGAACCGCAGAAATATTTAGCCCCTATATGTTTTTATTTGTATTTTTGTTGTTTATCTTATTATACGCTGGAGACAAAATAAACCTTACTAATGTGCAGCCAATTTTGAGCACCGGTTTTAAGCCAATCATTAAGTCTACCTTTCCTTCTATTATTGCCTTTCCTTATGGAGAATTAATAGCATTCACGGTTATTTTGGCACATATAGGGGATTTTAAAGTGGGTAGAAAGATATGCTTAATAAGTGTTTTTATAGCAAGCTTAATCTTATTATCTTCCGTTTTTCTCATTATTGCTACATTAGGTGAAAATACAGCAGTACGTGCTAACTTTCCCTTATTGATTGCTGCAAGGCTTGTTAGTATTGGTGAGTTTCTTGAAAGAATAGACGTATTAGTTGTGTTTATTATGATGTTAGGAATATTAATTAAAAGTTCCGTGTTTTTATATGGTGGATTAAAAGGAATTGAGTATATTTTTAAGCTACCTTATCGTTATTTTGCCATGCCGGTTTCTTTCATAGTATCAATGTTTTCTATCTTTATTTCATTGGACTTTTCAGATCATATTGTGGAAGGCCTTAATGTAGATATATTCTTACTACATGTTCCACTTCAATTTGCCTTTCCTATTTTTATCGTGGCTGTATTGCTAGTGAAAAAATGGAAGGAACAAAGGAATGAGAAAAGGGGGCTAAAAGCATGA
- a CDS encoding spore germination protein, translated as MNYFKKIMSINSKKEIPSHVVPTKAEEIGIDKFTFEGLKEKISSTFGDTADLQSDVIQVGKSEGCIYYLETVVNTEMLKEMLGNTLENAVDKDIAIETIEDLHNLSKRSFGVSGYKLLKTVNHIVSSLLEGRIVIVFRGVGEALSLNYLNSEGRAVAEPTTQTVVRGPKDSFVEDATTNINLIRKRIRNHHLRFEKFMLGNETRTNVYMGYMYSIANEKIVEEVRSRLNKIDISAVFESANVEELIVDKSMTVFPLAMNTERPDAVATYLMDAKIVIIIDGSPFVLIVPAVLTDFFTSPEDNYQNYFMSSFVRMIRYLSFMIGLIMPSAYVGVLTFHPELLPTTLLLSVIAQREDVPFPAVVEVFIMEITFEILREAGVRMPRAVGQTVSIVGALVIGQAAAEAGIISNIMVIIVAITAIANFVFPNYNFANASRLIRFVLIIVASILGLYGVLLVLVFMVAHLSSLRSFGVPYLAPVAPFIIEDQKDVFVRFPLWSISKRPSYLSPNIKNRQKPQGSPSPPKHESGKKK; from the coding sequence ATGAATTATTTTAAAAAAATAATGTCTATCAATAGCAAAAAGGAAATACCCTCCCATGTTGTTCCAACCAAAGCGGAAGAGATAGGTATAGATAAATTTACTTTTGAAGGGTTAAAGGAGAAAATTAGTTCAACCTTTGGGGATACTGCTGATTTGCAATCTGATGTCATTCAAGTAGGGAAAAGTGAAGGCTGTATCTACTATTTAGAAACAGTAGTTAATACGGAAATGTTAAAAGAAATGCTAGGAAATACGTTAGAGAATGCAGTGGATAAAGATATTGCGATAGAAACAATAGAAGATTTACATAATTTAAGTAAGCGAAGCTTTGGTGTATCAGGATATAAATTATTGAAGACAGTTAATCATATAGTTTCTTCCCTTTTGGAGGGGCGTATCGTGATTGTTTTCAGAGGTGTTGGGGAAGCACTTAGTTTAAATTATTTAAACAGTGAAGGCAGGGCGGTAGCCGAGCCGACTACACAGACCGTCGTAAGAGGACCAAAGGACTCTTTTGTAGAGGATGCCACGACAAATATTAACTTAATAAGAAAAAGAATAAGAAATCATCACTTACGTTTTGAGAAGTTTATGCTTGGGAACGAAACTCGTACAAATGTTTACATGGGTTATATGTATTCAATAGCAAATGAAAAAATAGTAGAAGAAGTGCGATCAAGATTAAATAAGATTGATATTTCTGCTGTGTTTGAGTCTGCGAATGTGGAGGAACTAATTGTTGATAAGAGTATGACTGTTTTTCCACTCGCAATGAATACAGAACGTCCGGATGCGGTTGCAACCTATTTAATGGATGCAAAGATTGTCATTATTATTGATGGGTCACCATTTGTATTAATTGTTCCAGCCGTTCTTACTGATTTTTTTACTTCCCCAGAGGATAACTATCAAAACTATTTTATGAGTAGCTTTGTTCGAATGATCCGATATTTATCGTTTATGATTGGTCTAATCATGCCTTCCGCTTATGTAGGGGTTTTAACCTTTCATCCAGAGCTTTTACCCACTACTTTATTATTAAGTGTTATCGCTCAACGGGAGGATGTGCCTTTTCCAGCTGTTGTGGAGGTATTTATTATGGAAATTACGTTTGAAATTTTAAGAGAGGCAGGGGTAAGAATGCCGCGGGCTGTTGGTCAAACGGTTTCTATAGTAGGTGCATTAGTTATCGGACAGGCAGCGGCTGAAGCAGGAATCATTTCGAATATTATGGTTATTATCGTTGCGATTACTGCAATTGCCAATTTCGTTTTTCCAAATTATAATTTCGCAAACGCATCTAGACTTATACGATTTGTACTTATCATTGTTGCATCTATATTAGGTTTATATGGAGTTCTTTTAGTGCTTGTATTCATGGTTGCCCATTTAAGTTCACTTCGTTCCTTTGGGGTTCCATATTTAGCGCCAGTTGCTCCATTTATCATTGAAGATCAAAAGGATGTATTTGTCCGCTTCCCACTATGGTCGATTAGTAAGAGACCATCCTATTTAAGTCCAAATATAAAGAATAGGCAAAAGCCTCAAGGATCTCCGTCTCCCCCTAAACATGAAAGTGGGAAGAAAAAGTGA
- a CDS encoding Ger(x)C family spore germination protein: MKRIGVFLCILSCLFLLTGCWDRKELSEIKLVAGMAIDKGEDGKYKVTVEALNAAELNTQTAAGNAPTVVEGIEGDSISEITHLFNEYYAQFLIFSHMKVLVISEELASAGTLDFIDFLERNREVRDDFNIIIAKNGKAEDILKVTAHYRKASSLKLSPQLDHLLEDWGGDPGMNIINFISELNLEGKEPVLATVRLKGDVEKGMSMENIKKVTPDAIVAVDSLAIFKEGRLVGFLSLEDARNYLWVRNKLKTTSLSIECKQGDYSAIRVTESQTEVTSKWKNDKPSIRVKIKAEGFIEGTQCYKSVAELGTIAKYEQLINKTFSKKIMDTITKVQRQYQSDIFGFGETMRRQDFHSFMKVKDKWDEEFAKADVKVDIDFVLRRSGIRSKSFLTETEK; this comes from the coding sequence GTGAAAAGAATCGGTGTCTTTCTATGTATATTAAGCTGCTTATTTCTATTAACGGGGTGTTGGGATAGAAAAGAATTATCAGAAATTAAATTAGTAGCAGGGATGGCGATAGATAAAGGGGAAGATGGAAAATATAAAGTGACGGTAGAGGCGTTGAATGCTGCGGAATTAAATACCCAAACTGCTGCTGGAAATGCCCCTACCGTTGTGGAAGGGATTGAGGGTGATTCCATTTCTGAAATTACCCATCTTTTTAATGAGTATTACGCACAGTTTCTAATCTTTTCTCATATGAAAGTGTTAGTTATCAGTGAAGAATTAGCAAGCGCAGGGACACTTGACTTTATTGACTTTTTAGAAAGAAATAGAGAGGTAAGAGATGATTTTAACATTATTATAGCTAAAAATGGAAAAGCAGAAGATATTCTAAAAGTGACTGCCCATTATAGAAAGGCATCTTCTTTAAAGCTATCTCCACAATTGGATCATTTGTTGGAGGACTGGGGAGGGGACCCAGGAATGAACATAATCAATTTTATCTCCGAACTAAATTTGGAAGGAAAAGAACCAGTGCTTGCTACTGTACGGTTAAAGGGAGATGTAGAAAAAGGAATGAGCATGGAGAATATTAAGAAGGTAACTCCTGATGCGATTGTAGCGGTAGATTCGCTGGCAATTTTTAAAGAAGGTAGGTTGGTAGGTTTTCTTAGTTTAGAGGATGCGAGGAACTATTTATGGGTAAGAAATAAGTTAAAGACAACTTCTTTATCTATTGAATGCAAACAAGGAGACTATAGCGCTATTCGTGTAACAGAGTCACAAACAGAAGTAACATCTAAGTGGAAGAACGATAAGCCTTCTATTCGTGTGAAAATAAAAGCTGAAGGATTTATTGAAGGGACACAATGTTATAAAAGTGTGGCAGAGCTAGGTACGATTGCAAAATATGAACAGCTAATAAATAAAACTTTTTCAAAAAAAATAATGGATACTATTACGAAAGTTCAACGACAATACCAATCAGATATCTTTGGATTCGGAGAAACAATGAGAAGACAGGATTTTCATTCCTTTATGAAGGTAAAAGATAAGTGGGATGAAGAATTTGCAAAAGCAGATGTAAAAGTAGATATAGACTTTGTTCTTAGAAGGTCTGGAATCCGTTCTAAAAGCTTCTTAACAGAAACGGAAAAATAA
- a CDS encoding lmo0954 family membrane protein has translation MKKFGLFFIGAAASIILLSQIGPLLGLVISAAILYFAFRQFVKATSTAGRIGWGIAGVIMLIITASNLPAIIGLVAAYILYLVYKKWNNNKQSIITKKSSDDPFQNFEKQWSELNK, from the coding sequence ATGAAAAAATTTGGTTTGTTTTTTATTGGAGCAGCAGCTTCTATTATCCTTTTATCACAGATAGGTCCACTACTAGGGTTAGTTATTAGTGCAGCCATTCTTTATTTCGCCTTTAGGCAATTTGTAAAGGCGACGAGTACAGCTGGCAGAATAGGGTGGGGGATAGCTGGAGTCATTATGCTTATCATTACTGCAAGTAACCTTCCAGCAATCATTGGATTGGTAGCCGCTTATATATTGTATCTTGTTTATAAAAAATGGAATAACAACAAACAATCTATTATTACAAAAAAATCATCTGATGACCCTTTTCAAAATTTTGAAAAGCAGTGGTCAGAACTAAATAAATAA